A single Acidobacteriota bacterium DNA region contains:
- a CDS encoding nuclear transport factor 2 family protein → MLTRDGMSSAFAKWGAAWNEHDLDGVMDLFHDEIYFENWNGGSVRGKENLREAWAPWFANHGDFKFTTEETFIDEVEQKMLFRWQLDSPSFEKGQEEKHEARRGLDVLHFRGGKIVEKLTYSKTTIELDGERVRLTT, encoded by the coding sequence ATGCTGACAAGAGACGGAATGTCCAGCGCGTTCGCGAAGTGGGGCGCAGCCTGGAACGAGCACGACCTCGACGGCGTGATGGACCTGTTTCACGATGAGATCTACTTCGAGAACTGGAACGGAGGCTCGGTCAGGGGCAAGGAGAATCTGCGTGAGGCATGGGCGCCATGGTTCGCCAATCATGGAGACTTCAAGTTCACGACCGAAGAGACCTTCATCGACGAAGTCGAACAGAAGATGCTTTTCCGCTGGCAGCTCGACTCGCCCTCGTTCGAGAAGGGCCAGGAAGAAAAGCACGAAGCCAGGCGCGGCCTCGATGTGCTGCACTTCCGGGGCGGCAAGATCGTCGAGAAGCTGACCTACTCCAAGACCACGATCGAACTGGATGGGGAACGGGTGCGTCTGACGACGTAG
- a CDS encoding type II toxin-antitoxin system Phd/YefM family antitoxin, translating to MKQVSVREAKSNLSRLLQEVAAGQDVVITRSGRPVAKLVNVEEGRPILGIDQGQFVVPEDFDTPLNEDLLRAFEGRL from the coding sequence ATGAAGCAGGTCAGCGTTCGAGAAGCCAAGTCGAATCTCTCCCGGCTGTTGCAGGAGGTAGCCGCCGGTCAGGATGTCGTGATCACTCGCTCGGGGCGTCCCGTCGCGAAGCTCGTCAATGTAGAGGAGGGGCGACCGATCCTCGGGATCGACCAAGGCCAGTTCGTGGTGCCGGAGGACTTCGATACGCCGCTCAATGAGGACCTGCTGCGCGCCTTTGAAGGCCGGTTGTGA
- a CDS encoding energy transducer TonB, giving the protein MTNRSAVLLLLLAAARVLAQVEPTPEAEVERLWAEATRFIQLDQLPEALSALDDMVELEALHSGLELPPLFWAVHAAAAEEEGLHDVAVSSALRYVDQRNSNAAEHYGFALRLVVDADLEALRLADPDREIHTLNVGGKPVEGMKPPVRKNPHSYVPRKTAWAREAGAYGAAVIGFVINERGRVEHPVLLQDPGYGLGLEAARSVRRYKFKPATLHGEPVAVYRVVTINFHP; this is encoded by the coding sequence GTGACGAATCGCAGCGCTGTCCTTCTCCTGCTGCTCGCCGCGGCGCGCGTGCTGGCGCAGGTAGAGCCGACCCCGGAGGCCGAGGTGGAACGCCTGTGGGCGGAAGCGACACGCTTCATCCAACTGGACCAGTTGCCCGAGGCGCTCAGCGCCCTGGACGACATGGTCGAGCTCGAGGCGCTCCATTCCGGCCTGGAACTGCCGCCGCTCTTCTGGGCTGTCCACGCCGCGGCGGCAGAAGAGGAGGGACTGCACGACGTGGCCGTCTCATCGGCGCTTCGCTACGTCGACCAGAGAAACAGCAATGCCGCCGAGCACTACGGATTCGCCCTCCGACTCGTCGTCGACGCCGACCTCGAGGCACTACGCCTCGCTGATCCGGACCGGGAGATCCACACGCTGAATGTTGGCGGTAAGCCGGTCGAAGGGATGAAGCCGCCTGTGCGGAAGAACCCTCACTCCTATGTGCCAAGGAAGACTGCCTGGGCACGTGAGGCTGGCGCCTATGGCGCGGCGGTGATCGGATTCGTCATCAATGAACGCGGAAGGGTGGAGCACCCGGTCCTTCTCCAGGATCCCGGCTACGGACTCGGTCTGGAGGCGGCGAGGTCCGTGAGGCGATACAAGTTCAAGCCGGCGACGCTCCACGGCGAGCCTGTGGCCGTGTACCGGGTCGTGACGATCAACTTCCATCCGTGA
- a CDS encoding TonB-dependent receptor: MLGLRQTSLFGDGNWIFEGHLQYREHTDVQTPSHPEAGAATAFSIFSSPFTFQLFGDLGIVAFGNPSTGSDFDQEYLSAGPSLAASFGNHEIKFGLDYLGTQVNGSEASILANQLFATEANFARFGPVYSGLFTLTEIGPRVAGGDNVALDNDYTALYVQDDWSIGGELVVNMGLRYDRDSEFEKNNLSPRLGFAWSPTDSTVISGSAGVYYDRFRLGLVRNIAAFGGADMNLIQDLSYPQGFYNVTSIIPILVGLCPNPLAPHAAVEGTPCLFGLPTPHLGVDIFNNIVADGRSPIPPETVITRDNVQDLSGLSPDEYLARVNAMVPLFAFGPDAWYWGPFGALTHPLLPAQDFPIQIDPGFETPNTRAYHLGARRQFGRNHLVTLDLHYREMRNILGVRETNLEFVSRIPGSERTYEGGAGVGVRGFGPWFEGEYKAATVGYTKRLSNRFSLSAHYTYTDAVDNLVSGQLGNGALSGPTATGSAPTDSFVGTVPVVTDPTTGQTNENGSFTAGNGNFIPQAGTFHNGPDLDKGPSPFAVDDQFVLFGLVDLPAGFQLSGIYRYTSGFRFSESAAQLSDPDGNLSFSLRDTSVTKNSFQAPSYQSLDLRLAKFFDLGNDRRLTFLVEFFNATNEQNPAAVETGKDRPTAFGQPLQVLPGREGQIGVRFEF; this comes from the coding sequence ATGCTGGGGCTGAGGCAGACGTCGCTCTTCGGCGACGGCAACTGGATCTTCGAAGGTCACCTGCAGTACCGGGAACATACGGACGTCCAGACGCCGTCGCACCCCGAGGCGGGTGCCGCCACCGCGTTCTCCATCTTCAGCAGCCCCTTTACCTTCCAGCTCTTCGGCGACCTGGGAATTGTCGCGTTCGGCAATCCGTCCACCGGCTCGGACTTCGATCAGGAATACCTGTCCGCCGGGCCGAGTCTGGCGGCCAGCTTCGGCAACCACGAGATCAAGTTCGGCCTCGACTATCTGGGGACGCAGGTCAACGGCAGCGAAGCCAGCATCCTGGCGAACCAACTCTTCGCGACCGAGGCCAACTTCGCGCGCTTCGGCCCGGTCTACTCCGGGTTGTTCACCCTGACCGAGATCGGGCCGCGCGTCGCGGGCGGCGACAACGTCGCTCTCGACAACGACTACACCGCGCTGTACGTGCAGGACGACTGGTCCATCGGCGGCGAGCTCGTCGTCAACATGGGATTGCGCTACGACCGCGACTCGGAGTTCGAAAAGAACAACCTGTCGCCCCGTCTCGGCTTCGCCTGGAGCCCGACGGACTCGACCGTGATCTCCGGCAGCGCCGGCGTGTACTACGACCGGTTCCGCCTGGGCCTGGTGCGCAACATCGCGGCGTTCGGCGGCGCCGACATGAACCTGATCCAGGATCTCTCCTACCCGCAGGGCTTCTACAACGTCACGTCGATCATTCCGATCCTCGTCGGACTCTGCCCGAATCCGCTGGCGCCCCACGCCGCGGTGGAGGGCACCCCCTGCCTGTTCGGCCTGCCGACGCCTCACCTTGGCGTCGACATCTTCAACAACATCGTCGCCGACGGTCGCAGCCCGATCCCGCCGGAGACGGTGATCACCCGCGACAACGTGCAGGACCTGAGCGGCCTGAGTCCGGACGAGTACCTGGCCCGCGTGAACGCGATGGTGCCGCTCTTCGCGTTCGGTCCGGATGCCTGGTACTGGGGGCCCTTCGGCGCGTTGACGCATCCGCTCCTCCCGGCTCAGGACTTTCCGATCCAGATCGACCCGGGGTTCGAAACGCCCAACACCCGCGCGTACCACCTGGGCGCCAGGCGGCAGTTCGGGCGAAACCACCTCGTGACGCTCGATCTCCACTACCGGGAGATGAGGAACATCCTCGGCGTTCGCGAGACGAACCTGGAGTTCGTGTCGCGCATCCCGGGTTCCGAACGGACCTACGAGGGCGGCGCCGGCGTGGGCGTTCGTGGCTTCGGGCCGTGGTTCGAAGGCGAGTACAAGGCCGCGACGGTGGGCTACACCAAGCGCCTGAGCAACCGTTTCAGCCTGTCCGCGCACTACACCTACACGGACGCGGTCGACAACCTGGTCAGTGGCCAACTGGGCAACGGCGCGCTGAGCGGCCCCACCGCGACGGGTTCCGCTCCGACCGATTCGTTCGTCGGCACGGTGCCCGTGGTGACGGACCCGACGACCGGGCAGACCAATGAGAACGGTTCCTTCACCGCGGGGAACGGCAACTTCATTCCACAGGCGGGTACGTTCCACAACGGTCCCGACCTCGACAAGGGTCCGTCGCCGTTCGCCGTCGACGACCAGTTCGTCCTCTTCGGTCTGGTCGACCTGCCAGCGGGTTTCCAGCTCAGCGGCATCTACCGCTACACGAGCGGTTTCCGCTTCTCCGAATCGGCGGCGCAGCTCTCCGACCCGGACGGCAATCTGAGCTTCTCGCTTCGGGACACGAGCGTGACCAAGAACAGCTTCCAGGCGCCTTCGTACCAGAGTCTCGATCTTCGACTCGCGAAGTTCTTCGATCTCGGCAACGACAGGCGGCTGACCTTCCTGGTCGAGTTCTTCAATGCCACGAACGAGCAGAACCCCGCCGCCGTGGAGACCGGCAAGGACCGGCCGACGGCCTTCGGTCAGCCGCTTCAGGTTCTGCCCGGACGGGAAGGGCAGATCGGCGTGCGTTTCGAGTTCTGA
- a CDS encoding serine hydrolase, translating into MRTARAIRAIAVFAAIAFAAGPLWSQTVEERLQGFDEWVESVMTEWKVPGLGVAIVEDGKTVYAKGYGWRDVERELPVTADTLFAIGSNTKSFTATLLAMQVDDGALTWDEPVRSVLPEFHLHDPVATAQMTAADLLSHRSGLPRHDLYWLATGRSREEMLAGLHHLEPSATFRSSFQYQNLMYMTAGIVSERIGGKSWEELVEERILTPLGIERATFSVIQMQKDEDFSYGYGADEEIERVPFRNIDAIGPAGSINMSARDLAAYVQFHIDYGKAGDTHLLKVESAKLLQQPQMVLSPLLLSLVQDGAEISDPTYGLGLIVGGYRGHKHISHGGGIDGFISAMEWLPHERIGVVALSNTSSTGTVPPLVARNAFDRMLGLEPIDWAARARKREAEAKAKAEEAKKADREAAVADTKPSHPLADYAGDYEHPGYGKAFVRVDGDGLVLEAVGIEFPLVHYHYDLFTVPHDLPASSPAAALGGAKVRFDYDNAGAINVVAVPLEPVISPIRFERSDA; encoded by the coding sequence ATGAGAACCGCACGAGCCATACGAGCAATCGCCGTCTTCGCGGCCATCGCGTTCGCCGCCGGCCCCCTCTGGTCCCAAACCGTCGAGGAGCGGCTCCAGGGATTCGACGAGTGGGTCGAGTCGGTGATGACGGAGTGGAAAGTGCCGGGCCTCGGCGTGGCGATCGTCGAGGACGGCAAGACCGTCTACGCGAAGGGCTACGGCTGGCGCGATGTCGAGCGGGAACTGCCCGTGACGGCGGACACGCTCTTCGCCATCGGCTCGAACACGAAGTCCTTCACGGCCACCCTGCTGGCGATGCAGGTGGACGACGGCGCTCTCACCTGGGACGAGCCGGTCCGCAGCGTGCTCCCGGAGTTCCATCTCCACGACCCGGTGGCGACCGCCCAGATGACCGCGGCCGACCTGCTGAGCCACCGCTCCGGCCTCCCCAGGCACGACCTCTACTGGCTGGCGACCGGCAGGAGCCGCGAGGAGATGCTGGCCGGGCTCCACCACCTCGAACCCTCCGCCACCTTCCGGAGCAGCTTCCAGTACCAGAACCTGATGTACATGACCGCCGGCATCGTCTCCGAACGGATCGGCGGCAAGTCGTGGGAGGAGCTCGTCGAGGAGCGCATCCTCACTCCGCTCGGCATCGAGCGTGCCACCTTCTCGGTGATCCAGATGCAGAAGGACGAGGACTTCTCGTACGGCTACGGCGCGGACGAGGAGATCGAGCGGGTGCCGTTCCGGAACATCGACGCGATCGGCCCGGCCGGGTCGATCAACATGTCGGCCCGCGACCTAGCCGCCTACGTGCAGTTCCATATCGACTACGGCAAAGCCGGCGACACCCATCTCCTCAAGGTAGAGTCCGCGAAGCTCCTGCAGCAGCCCCAGATGGTCCTGAGTCCGCTGCTCCTGTCGCTGGTGCAGGACGGAGCGGAGATCAGCGACCCCACCTACGGGCTCGGCCTCATCGTCGGCGGCTACCGCGGCCACAAGCACATCAGCCACGGCGGGGGCATCGACGGCTTCATCTCCGCGATGGAGTGGCTGCCCCACGAGAGGATCGGCGTCGTCGCCCTCTCCAACACCTCCAGCACCGGGACCGTGCCTCCCCTCGTCGCGCGCAACGCGTTCGACCGGATGCTCGGCCTCGAGCCCATCGACTGGGCCGCCCGGGCGCGCAAGCGCGAAGCCGAGGCGAAGGCCAAAGCCGAGGAGGCGAAGAAGGCCGACCGCGAGGCAGCGGTGGCGGACACCAAACCCTCACATCCGCTCGCCGACTACGCCGGCGACTACGAGCACCCCGGCTACGGCAAGGCGTTCGTGCGGGTCGACGGAGACGGCCTCGTCCTGGAGGCGGTGGGCATCGAGTTCCCGCTCGTCCACTACCACTACGACCTGTTCACCGTCCCCCACGATCTTCCGGCGAGTTCGCCCGCGGCCGCGCTCGGGGGAGCCAAGGTCCGGTTCGACTACGACAACGCCGGAGCGATCAACGTCGTTGCGGTGCCGCTGGAGCCGGTCATCTCGCCGATCCGCTTCGAGCGCTCCGACGCCTGA
- a CDS encoding TetR/AcrR family transcriptional regulator — translation MTSAEAAPTRRERLILAGMKLFAERGFTGVGVREIGAEAGVSFGLIRKHFGSKEGLREEVEAHVLAQVEELYSTISERSGTSALEHFVEDVVEWIERDRDALMYMRRAMVEQSPGSLKLLLRLVEVLRDFVAVNRERGFLQDGVDEEWAAMFLVFDFLGPAVVEPFAEEAFGRSMYERSMVERRNAFMKRMVTRGFLNA, via the coding sequence ATGACCAGCGCGGAGGCAGCCCCGACGCGCCGCGAGAGGCTGATCCTGGCGGGGATGAAGCTCTTCGCCGAGCGTGGCTTCACGGGCGTCGGGGTCCGTGAGATCGGCGCCGAGGCCGGCGTTTCGTTCGGCCTGATCCGAAAGCACTTCGGATCGAAGGAAGGCCTTCGAGAGGAAGTCGAGGCCCACGTTCTCGCGCAGGTCGAGGAGCTCTACAGCACGATTTCGGAACGCTCCGGAACGTCCGCCCTCGAGCACTTCGTGGAGGACGTCGTCGAGTGGATCGAAAGGGACCGGGATGCCCTGATGTACATGCGCCGGGCAATGGTCGAACAGTCGCCCGGAAGCCTCAAGCTGCTTCTGAGGCTGGTCGAGGTCCTGCGTGACTTCGTCGCGGTGAACAGGGAGCGCGGCTTCCTGCAGGACGGGGTGGACGAGGAATGGGCCGCCATGTTCCTGGTCTTCGACTTCCTTGGCCCCGCGGTCGTGGAGCCGTTTGCCGAGGAAGCGTTCGGGCGCTCGATGTACGAACGGTCCATGGTGGAGCGTCGCAACGCCTTCATGAAGCGGATGGTGACGCGGGGCTTCCTGAACGCCTGA
- a CDS encoding UPF0175 family protein, protein MRREETIRARLPVGLVRELELIGEVEQSDRSTTVRRLLARAVHDWKLEPYARQYGERKLTLARAARDAGVSLWEMMDYARSANIPAQYELEDLQRDLRTISSGATRG, encoded by the coding sequence ATGAGGAGAGAAGAGACGATTCGAGCCAGGCTGCCCGTGGGTCTGGTGCGCGAACTCGAACTCATCGGGGAAGTCGAGCAGTCCGACCGCTCGACGACGGTGCGCCGGTTGCTCGCACGGGCGGTTCACGACTGGAAGCTCGAGCCCTACGCCCGGCAGTACGGCGAGCGCAAGCTCACACTCGCGCGGGCGGCGCGCGATGCCGGTGTCTCCCTGTGGGAGATGATGGACTACGCGCGCTCGGCGAACATCCCGGCGCAGTACGAACTGGAAGACCTGCAACGGGACCTGAGGACCATCTCAAGCGGTGCCACCCGGGGATAG
- a CDS encoding serine hydrolase — protein MKVHRCIPDRQRPQRNRPLSLLSLDALMALWLPVALCVACAPQPEPAANEPAAAIVPHPNLDGLRPFIEESFADWNVPGLAVAVVVDDRLVFAEGFGVKQVGLPDRIDAATLFQIGSVTKSFGAAAIAALVDDGLAAFDDPLVQHLPWFELAEPERAAQITLRDLLAHRSGIPEDYYPALEVIDARAVAERARRLENFAPYGDHRYSNLGYGLLSLVVEAATGESWGEWLDDRILSPLGMDFTHPSPYGVWAPRFVAPTFLGTAPAGAVSIADAPDRNVAMPHGFDRDGERRVLPWQSYDNMQAAGSVASNVLDLADWLRMHLDEGRLDGVTVLQPETLAELHAEQVDAPGYFLFADDPQSSYAMGWEAGSFAGHRYVSHGGGIFGFPAYVALLPEADAGVAVLVNGSMWTPYYPHQEIAAFVFARLLDLPERDVHAEAMHATEAIHAQVEQALAAQAAMRNPDSPPSHPLERYAGQYANAFGETLTVSAAAGALRLAFSAPGSFSGDLEPLDGDTFLLHYDGGDGQAFSRSPATFSDSGPGPGLELDLGNLGLYRQETTN, from the coding sequence TTGAAAGTACACCGGTGTATACCCGACCGTCAACGGCCGCAGCGGAACCGCCCGCTGTCCCTGCTGTCGCTGGACGCCCTGATGGCCCTGTGGCTTCCCGTCGCGCTCTGCGTAGCCTGCGCCCCCCAGCCGGAACCGGCGGCGAACGAACCCGCCGCGGCCATCGTTCCGCACCCGAACCTGGACGGCCTGCGACCGTTCATCGAGGAGTCCTTCGCCGACTGGAACGTCCCCGGCCTGGCCGTCGCCGTCGTCGTCGACGATCGGCTGGTCTTCGCCGAGGGATTCGGCGTCAAGCAGGTCGGACTGCCCGACCGGATCGACGCCGCCACGCTCTTCCAGATCGGCTCGGTGACGAAGAGCTTCGGCGCCGCGGCCATCGCCGCTCTGGTCGACGACGGTCTCGCTGCCTTCGACGACCCGCTGGTGCAACACCTACCCTGGTTCGAGTTGGCGGAACCGGAGCGCGCCGCGCAGATCACGCTGCGTGACCTTCTCGCTCACCGTTCCGGCATCCCCGAGGACTACTATCCCGCGCTCGAAGTCATCGATGCGCGCGCCGTCGCCGAACGGGCCCGGCGCCTGGAGAACTTCGCTCCCTACGGCGACCACCGCTACAGCAATCTCGGCTATGGACTGCTGAGCCTCGTCGTCGAGGCGGCGACCGGAGAGTCGTGGGGCGAGTGGCTGGACGACCGGATTCTCTCGCCGCTCGGGATGGACTTCACGCACCCGAGCCCGTACGGCGTCTGGGCGCCCCGGTTCGTCGCGCCGACCTTCCTCGGCACCGCACCCGCCGGCGCGGTCAGCATCGCCGACGCGCCCGACCGAAATGTGGCGATGCCCCACGGCTTCGACCGCGACGGCGAACGCCGGGTTCTGCCGTGGCAGTCCTACGACAACATGCAGGCGGCCGGAAGCGTGGCCTCCAACGTGCTCGACCTGGCCGACTGGCTTCGCATGCACCTCGACGAAGGCCGCCTCGACGGAGTCACCGTGCTCCAGCCGGAGACGCTCGCCGAACTCCACGCCGAGCAGGTCGACGCCCCCGGCTACTTCCTCTTCGCGGACGATCCGCAGTCGTCCTACGCGATGGGTTGGGAAGCGGGGTCCTTCGCGGGCCACCGCTACGTATCCCACGGCGGCGGCATCTTCGGGTTCCCCGCCTACGTCGCCCTGCTGCCGGAGGCCGACGCCGGCGTCGCGGTGCTGGTCAACGGCAGCATGTGGACGCCCTACTACCCGCACCAGGAGATCGCCGCCTTCGTCTTCGCCCGCCTGCTCGACCTTCCGGAACGCGACGTCCACGCGGAAGCCATGCATGCCACGGAGGCCATTCACGCCCAGGTAGAGCAGGCGCTGGCCGCCCAGGCGGCCATGCGCAATCCCGATTCGCCTCCGTCGCATCCGCTCGAGCGCTACGCCGGCCAGTACGCGAACGCGTTCGGAGAGACGCTGACCGTTTCGGCGGCCGCCGGAGCGCTCCGGCTTGCGTTCTCGGCCCCGGGCTCCTTCTCGGGAGACCTGGAGCCACTGGACGGGGACACGTTCCTCCTCCACTACGACGGCGGCGACGGCCAGGCGTTCTCCCGGTCGCCGGCGACCTTCAGCGACTCCGGCCCCGGCCCCGGCCTGGAGCTCGATCTCGGCAATCTCGGCCTCTACCGCCAGGAAACCACCAACTGA
- a CDS encoding carboxypeptidase regulatory-like domain-containing protein: MLAAAAVVWATLAPATVTAQTSATITGEVRSADGAAIPGAEVTVASETLQRQVATDADGGYRLPALPAGTYEVRASADGFAPAVRSGFELLLNSRVELDFELEVGTVEDEVTVTGAPVLLDTQSSDTGGVVTPLQIATLPVNGRDYLDLMQLVPGVQVNREKDKGSDEAVPVLGERAGNAVYLIDGMPNRDEFGSGAASQFTQDSIQEFEVLTGGFKAEFGHGSGGVVNVVTKGGGNQWRGAVVGFVRDDGMDSSNSLEEMAETPSLSRDNFALNLGGPLVGDRAFIFASAEQIDEERELNFAFPPATPAVLRDFENSFDFPATTDEDRYFLKLTEQVGDRHRLDQQISVSDSQVNDFLPLSAAANLPSTRKTSGVNGPCWG, from the coding sequence GTGCTCGCCGCGGCCGCCGTCGTGTGGGCAACCCTTGCGCCCGCGACGGTAACGGCCCAGACCAGCGCGACGATCACCGGCGAGGTCCGCTCCGCCGACGGCGCGGCCATTCCCGGCGCGGAGGTGACGGTCGCCAGCGAGACGCTTCAACGGCAAGTGGCGACGGATGCCGACGGCGGCTATCGCCTCCCGGCCCTTCCGGCCGGCACGTACGAGGTGCGCGCCTCGGCCGACGGCTTCGCGCCGGCCGTGAGGTCCGGCTTCGAACTCCTGCTCAACTCCCGCGTGGAACTCGACTTCGAGCTCGAGGTCGGCACCGTCGAAGACGAAGTGACGGTGACCGGCGCGCCGGTGCTCCTCGACACGCAGTCCTCCGATACCGGCGGCGTCGTGACGCCGCTTCAGATCGCGACGCTGCCGGTCAACGGCCGCGACTACCTCGACCTGATGCAGTTGGTCCCCGGCGTCCAGGTGAACCGGGAGAAGGACAAGGGCAGCGACGAGGCCGTGCCCGTCCTGGGCGAGCGCGCCGGCAACGCGGTCTACCTGATCGACGGCATGCCGAACCGCGACGAGTTCGGCAGCGGCGCGGCTTCGCAGTTCACCCAGGACTCCATCCAGGAGTTCGAGGTGCTCACCGGCGGATTCAAGGCGGAGTTCGGCCACGGCTCGGGCGGCGTCGTGAACGTCGTCACGAAGGGCGGCGGCAACCAGTGGCGCGGCGCGGTCGTCGGCTTCGTGCGGGATGACGGGATGGACTCCTCCAACAGTCTCGAGGAGATGGCCGAAACGCCGAGCCTGTCCCGGGACAACTTCGCCCTGAACCTGGGCGGTCCGCTCGTCGGCGACCGGGCCTTCATCTTCGCGTCGGCCGAGCAGATCGACGAGGAGCGGGAGTTGAACTTCGCGTTTCCTCCGGCGACTCCGGCGGTCCTGCGGGACTTCGAGAACTCGTTCGACTTTCCCGCGACAACGGACGAAGACCGGTACTTCCTGAAGCTCACCGAGCAGGTTGGAGACCGGCACCGGCTCGACCAGCAGATCAGCGTGTCGGACAGCCAGGTGAACGACTTCCTGCCGCTGTCGGCGGCGGCGAACCTCCCGTCCACCCGGAAAACTTCGGGCGTGAACGGTCCATGCTGGGGCTGA